One stretch of Pseudomonas poae DNA includes these proteins:
- a CDS encoding H-NS histone, translated as MSLITEYRATEEAIKELQDRLEKLSGNEALLKEMEFEKKLRALMSEYGKSLRDIIAILDPDYRKQITHQPGKPRAQRAVKIYRNPNTGELVETKGGNHKTLKEWKQEHGADVVETWRTQ; from the coding sequence ATGTCCCTCATCACCGAGTACCGAGCCACAGAGGAAGCCATCAAGGAGCTTCAGGACCGACTGGAGAAGCTGAGCGGAAATGAAGCCCTTTTGAAAGAGATGGAGTTCGAGAAAAAGCTGCGGGCCTTGATGTCTGAGTATGGCAAGAGCCTGCGTGACATCATCGCGATTCTTGACCCGGACTATCGAAAGCAGATTACCCATCAGCCTGGCAAACCTCGTGCGCAACGAGCAGTCAAGATCTACCGCAACCCCAATACGGGTGAGCTCGTTGAGACCAAGGGCGGCAACCACAAGACGCTCAAGGAGTGGAAGCAAGAGCATGGCGCTGATGTAGTCGAGACATGGCGAACCCAGTGA
- a CDS encoding partitioning protein, translating to MNTAAFAGVAAYLLSMAAIAPEPVSLAVGVTTIVDVQQHYTIIDKIGTSYTGGPVLNLSEWEVNLEGVTDIQLAFNAEGVLDVATVKADKLHLDEVLNGLRSQLQISTDESSLGFENVTFLSGSTEVVVESHPLDTQFTVNYISADFKRARTQAQKQYA from the coding sequence ATGAATACTGCCGCTTTCGCGGGCGTCGCAGCTTATCTGCTCAGCATGGCTGCTATAGCGCCGGAGCCGGTAAGCCTAGCTGTAGGCGTTACGACGATCGTAGACGTCCAGCAGCACTACACCATCATCGACAAGATTGGTACTTCCTACACCGGCGGGCCGGTACTTAACCTTTCAGAGTGGGAGGTCAACCTCGAGGGTGTCACTGACATTCAGCTGGCCTTCAACGCTGAAGGGGTCCTGGATGTCGCTACGGTAAAAGCTGACAAGCTCCACCTGGATGAGGTTCTGAATGGCTTGAGGAGCCAGCTGCAAATCAGCACTGATGAATCCAGCCTTGGCTTTGAGAACGTGACATTCTTGTCTGGCTCCACCGAGGTGGTTGTCGAATCGCATCCCCTGGATACCCAATTCACAGTCAATTACATCAGCGCCGACTTCAAACGCGCACGCACCCAAGCTCAAAAACAGTACGCCTAA
- a CDS encoding ParA family protein, which produces MQQSSEQFEEETVNYTDFDALLYPPQFAADCFGLTTRRLKDIEDENGIEIRRVPRGTVTSRAYTLRDIFDIAALRRAKGYAKGLPRQIVISTFVQKGGTGKTTTSVNFAVFLQLAGLRVLCVDNDPQGDSSSVFGYDPDLALSDLEAMGIPADRYVAGHFGSLLSPDLRVRCFDPMTFEEVVKKPFGENGPHLIPADAYLEDLAVALDAENNMDFWYAGWLERARSGEIPGVDISSYDVILFDNAPTASRLTKNSIVASDFVLCPVRMDKFSFRALMRLNDWMVRFAKAYRRSPGVLAIPTMFIRNRKRILNNLVVLNDLFPGRVSEEKLYYSEDYGKALDQGVPLLVWKGASSKTIDSMRSVFGEALKRIRDLAAQ; this is translated from the coding sequence ATGCAGCAGTCAAGCGAGCAGTTTGAAGAAGAAACGGTCAACTACACCGACTTCGACGCCCTCCTCTATCCCCCCCAGTTCGCGGCCGACTGCTTCGGCCTTACCACCCGTCGCCTCAAAGATATTGAAGACGAAAACGGCATCGAGATTCGCCGGGTTCCGCGAGGAACTGTCACCTCAAGGGCTTATACGCTTCGCGATATTTTTGACATCGCTGCGCTTCGCCGAGCGAAAGGCTACGCAAAGGGACTGCCTCGGCAGATTGTTATCTCAACGTTCGTGCAGAAAGGCGGTACCGGAAAGACGACAACCTCAGTCAACTTTGCTGTATTCCTTCAGCTTGCAGGTCTGAGGGTGCTTTGCGTTGATAACGATCCTCAGGGCGATTCGTCCAGCGTGTTTGGCTACGATCCAGATCTCGCACTATCAGATCTCGAGGCGATGGGAATACCAGCCGATCGCTATGTCGCCGGCCATTTTGGCAGCCTCCTGAGTCCCGATCTCCGAGTGAGATGCTTTGATCCGATGACTTTCGAGGAAGTCGTCAAGAAGCCATTCGGTGAGAACGGGCCACACCTGATTCCTGCCGATGCATATCTGGAAGATCTGGCCGTGGCACTCGATGCCGAAAACAATATGGACTTCTGGTATGCAGGGTGGCTTGAGCGGGCGCGTAGCGGAGAAATCCCAGGTGTCGATATCTCCTCTTATGATGTGATTCTGTTCGACAACGCGCCTACCGCCTCCAGGCTCACCAAGAACTCCATTGTTGCCAGCGACTTTGTGCTCTGCCCTGTACGGATGGATAAGTTTTCATTCAGGGCGCTGATGCGGCTAAACGACTGGATGGTTCGATTTGCGAAAGCATATCGCCGCTCTCCAGGAGTGCTCGCTATCCCTACGATGTTCATCCGCAACCGCAAACGCATCCTCAACAACCTGGTCGTCCTGAACGATCTTTTCCCTGGTCGGGTATCTGAGGAAAAACTCTATTACTCCGAGGATTACGGTAAAGCGCTTGATCAAGGCGTTCCCCTGCTGGTCTGGAAAGGTGCCTCTTCCAAGACTATTGACTCGATGCGCAGTGTTTTCGGTGAGGCGTTGAAACGAATACGCGATCTGGCCGCTCAGTGA
- a CDS encoding RepB family plasmid replication initiator protein: protein MSNLPKPTKPEPKPLRVTKSNTLITASYRLTLNEQRLILAAISKLDPRRPMPKKVSVSAVDYSDIYGVQLRHAYEQMKVAADELYERDIKTFDGSGMERKRWVDRAKYLDGEGRVELSFTIHVMPYLTMLYSKVTSYDLRRVACLDSSHSFRLFEMLMQFRKTGWAYIEVEALRVALGLSDAYQRFNNLRQRVIDPAVEELKTKSNLDVSYELRREGRKVIAIKFTFCDLAQLPLNLELDPEDLPPLPEYDPAEESEWLITKPLGELAEAQEAGLLFAVSAEEGEQPD, encoded by the coding sequence ATGTCCAATTTACCCAAACCTACCAAGCCGGAACCTAAGCCGCTCCGGGTCACGAAATCCAATACGCTGATTACCGCATCGTACCGGCTGACTCTCAACGAGCAGCGATTGATCCTCGCGGCTATTAGCAAGCTCGATCCAAGAAGGCCCATGCCGAAAAAGGTGTCAGTGTCGGCCGTGGACTATTCGGATATCTACGGCGTCCAGCTCAGGCATGCCTATGAGCAGATGAAAGTGGCAGCTGATGAGCTATACGAGCGCGATATCAAGACCTTTGACGGGTCTGGAATGGAGCGAAAGCGGTGGGTTGATCGGGCCAAATATCTGGATGGTGAAGGTCGCGTTGAATTGTCGTTCACCATCCATGTCATGCCCTATCTCACGATGCTGTACAGCAAAGTGACCAGCTATGATCTACGGCGCGTTGCCTGCCTGGACTCAAGCCATTCGTTCCGGCTATTCGAGATGCTGATGCAGTTTCGGAAGACTGGATGGGCCTACATCGAGGTTGAAGCCTTGCGGGTCGCCCTTGGCTTGTCGGATGCCTATCAACGATTCAACAACCTTCGCCAGAGAGTCATAGATCCGGCAGTTGAGGAGCTGAAGACTAAGAGCAACCTGGATGTCAGCTACGAGTTGAGGAGGGAAGGGCGGAAGGTGATCGCAATCAAGTTCACCTTCTGTGACCTCGCACAGCTGCCGCTTAATCTGGAACTTGACCCTGAAGATCTTCCCCCGCTTCCTGAGTATGACCCTGCCGAAGAAAGCGAATGGCTGATCACGAAGCCTTTGGGTGAGTTGGCTGAAGCACAAGAAGCCGGTCTGCTGTTCGCTGTTTCGGCAGAGGAAGGAGAGCAACCAGATTAG
- a CDS encoding ParB/RepB/Spo0J family partition protein, translated as MAKSEDYPGQKKTPPLWVTGVRPPAEIAEPNLRVSVADMLAAQRAEQEDSAPVPTPVAAPTPGHNDESLAASDSGVLAEVKVESIRVSPFQPRLTFSEAAIEDLANSIASVGLVKPLTVRPIGEGAYELIGGERRWRAHKLLGRETVTAYVRTVTDAMAKILALTDNEGQEALTEYERGRSYAAIMRAGEESSIRALARRVGVNHSIVSRCLLLMDLPEEVRAILDTNPGLIGGKWAKDFIEFSRTEPALLLQAVTSMRDHQWTQEHALRWLAKEVASRDQQKTPSKFTEKEISGIGKVRVDGKKVELRCEKTVDAKRLAEQFEEFLKAIDRSLITSE; from the coding sequence ATGGCCAAGTCGGAGGATTACCCAGGTCAAAAAAAGACCCCCCCTCTTTGGGTCACCGGGGTTCGCCCGCCAGCGGAAATTGCTGAGCCGAATCTCAGGGTTTCCGTTGCAGACATGCTCGCAGCGCAACGGGCGGAACAGGAGGACAGCGCTCCAGTTCCAACCCCGGTCGCAGCTCCAACGCCAGGCCATAACGATGAATCTCTTGCCGCAAGTGACAGCGGCGTCCTCGCTGAAGTAAAGGTCGAGTCGATTCGGGTATCTCCTTTTCAGCCTCGCCTGACCTTCAGCGAGGCTGCTATTGAGGATCTGGCGAACTCGATCGCCTCTGTTGGGCTGGTAAAGCCGTTGACGGTTCGTCCTATAGGGGAAGGAGCGTATGAGCTGATCGGCGGCGAGCGTCGTTGGCGTGCTCACAAGCTGCTGGGCAGAGAAACCGTCACCGCCTATGTTCGCACCGTTACGGATGCAATGGCGAAGATCCTGGCCTTGACCGACAACGAGGGACAGGAAGCTCTAACCGAGTATGAGCGCGGTCGTTCCTATGCCGCGATTATGCGAGCTGGGGAAGAAAGTTCGATTCGTGCTCTGGCGCGCAGAGTAGGGGTCAACCATTCGATAGTTAGCAGATGCCTTCTCCTAATGGATCTGCCAGAGGAGGTTCGAGCGATACTCGACACGAATCCAGGGCTTATCGGTGGGAAATGGGCAAAAGACTTCATTGAATTCAGTCGTACCGAGCCGGCGTTGCTTCTGCAAGCAGTTACCTCTATGCGCGATCATCAATGGACGCAGGAACATGCTCTGCGGTGGTTAGCGAAGGAGGTTGCCTCGCGTGATCAGCAGAAAACGCCGAGCAAGTTCACCGAAAAAGAAATCAGTGGGATAGGCAAGGTTCGCGTAGATGGGAAAAAGGTCGAGCTTCGATGCGAGAAAACTGTCGACGCGAAGCGGCTGGCTGAACAATTTGAGGAATTTTTGAAGGCCATAGACCGCTCCCTAATCACAAGCGAATGA